The following is a genomic window from Chloracidobacterium sp..
AGCAGCACCACGGCCTTACGCCCGTGTATTGCCGCAAATCGCTGATTGATCACCTGATCCAATGCATCATAAACCGATGTGCCCGAGCCTACCGCCGCCCCTTCGATCGCATAGCGCAAAGCCTTCCGGTTATTTGTCACATCACATAGAACACGTACCTTTCGATCGAAAGCGACGATCATTACACGGTCATCCGGCTTTAAAAGGCTCAGGAATTGTAATGCCGCCGATTGGATCTCATTCACCTTAAAAACCGTCGAGTAGCTCATATCTAGGAGCAGCGCAACGGTGAATGGAGCCTCATTATTATTAAAAAACGAGATCTCCTGCTCCTCACCATCTTCATAGATACGGAATTCGCTTTGTTTAAGGTCTGAGATCGGCCTGCCTTTGCGAGATGTAACACGCACCGGCAGCATTACGAGGTCGGTCTCGACCTTGATGATATCTTCGTCGTTGCCGCTTTGCGCCGCATGCGGCTCCGAAGGCTGTGCAGTATCATACTGCGAAACACTCTCCGAGTATTTTTGCTTGTGTCCCGACTGCGCCGCCGCTGCTGCGGCCGACAAAACGCATATCAGCAAGATAACGATCTGACGGTTCATCTATTTATCGGCCAATTTTATTGCCGTAACCTTCCACCGGATATCTGCCCTGTCATCCTTTCGGTCAAATCCTTCGAGTGCCAGCGTTAACGGTATCGTCTCACCCGGACCGAGCGACACGGCCTGTGTCGGAACGACAAGCACACGCTTCTGTTTCAAGACCTGATTCGTGGTCGATACAACAGCGGCATTGACCTCAAGCAAAGTTATGGTTTGATCGCTGCGGTTCTTCACATTCCCGCGAATATACATTGAGATCGTGCCGAGCCCCGTCGGCGACTCAACGGTGCTTTCATCCGTTGAAATGATGATCTGCTTATTTATTGCGTCAAATTCGGGCGAGCCTTCACGCAATGCACCGTTCATGATCGCAGCGGTCTGATCCTCCATCGACGGCCGTTGTGCGATCAAGAAAATGATCGCGCCGATAAGCGCAACCGCCGCAATTGTCGCGATAAGAAGGTTCTTCCTCGATCGCTTTTCGCCTTTACCCGACTTAAACAGTTCATCCATGGGAACATTCTAGCGCGGTTTGTCCGTCTCAGTGTCAAGGTTTTACAATTCGACCTTTCCTTACAAGAAAATGAACTGATGTTAGGTT
Proteins encoded in this region:
- a CDS encoding VWA domain-containing protein; translated protein: MNRQIVILLICVLSAAAAAAQSGHKQKYSESVSQYDTAQPSEPHAAQSGNDEDIIKVETDLVMLPVRVTSRKGRPISDLKQSEFRIYEDGEEQEISFFNNNEAPFTVALLLDMSYSTVFKVNEIQSAALQFLSLLKPDDRVMIVAFDRKVRVLCDVTNNRKALRYAIEGAAVGSGTSVYDALDQVINQRFAAIHGRKAVVLLSDGVDTTSKISDGDSILKALDETDALIYPIWYDTYDDVQHNRRNDAEIRFDEDDRPYSVSGVAGKGERWDDYVAAREFLLTLAERTGGRVQRVSSTTNLLAAFSQIADELRKTYTLGYYPSSERRAGGKHYIRVRVYRPDLIVRAKNSFLRPQKP